In Triticum aestivum cultivar Chinese Spring chromosome 5B, IWGSC CS RefSeq v2.1, whole genome shotgun sequence, the following proteins share a genomic window:
- the LOC123116709 gene encoding uncharacterized protein codes for MSSLAVRCGLEWELGWLGGLFTAAELAAADLLLQLSRDYEAAAAASKATTIAWPRSVSSCCEILVKEETERIVEETAPLSLGSRARRSSASSCPEDLTVVGEGELEPPRISRETAPSPGSMELDRRARKRYRLLSELHAAKRQGKAAGPAAKKKRKRHHDGGESESPSSEATGYGGY; via the coding sequence ATGTCGTCTCTTGCCGTCCGCTGCGGGCTGGAGTGGGAGCTCGGCTGGCTCGGGGGCCTCTTCACGGCCGCGGAGCTGGCGGCCGCCGACCTGCTCCTGCAGCTCAGCAGAGACTACGAGGCGGCCGCCGCGGCGTCGAAGGCAACGACCATCGCCTGGCCGCGCTCGGTGAGCTCGTGCTGCGAGATCCTCGTCAAGGAAGAGACGGAGCGGATCGTCGAGGAGACGGCGCCCTTATCGCTTGGGTCGCGGGCGAGGAGGAGCTCGGCGAGCTCGTGCCCCGAGGACCTCACCGTGGTCGGCGAGGGGGAGCTGGAGCCTCCGCGGATCTCCAGGGAGACGGCGCCGTCACCGGGGTCGATGGAGCTGGACAGGAGGGCGAGGAAGAGGTACCGCCTGCTGTCGGAGCTCCACGCCGCCAAGAGACAGGGGAAGGCCGCCGGCCCTgccgcgaagaagaagaggaagaggcaCCACGACGGCGGCGAGTCGGAGTCGCCGTCGTCGGAGGCGACGGGATACGGAGGCTACTAG
- the LOC123116708 gene encoding uncharacterized protein yields MSSLAVGRGPESELYWLGGLFTAAELAAADLLLKLRGDDDEAAAASADTSSYSRRFPSSRREDLAVVDQETEEERAFEDAATASAATPFSSRRSASSCCQVPVKAEEEPRPILKETAPSLLGSMELDRRARKRYRLLSELYAATAPVTSSSASAEKIRKVHGDHGAGTVESSVDQATRNGEGLVAQKGFYVITTP; encoded by the coding sequence ATGTCGTCGCTCGCCGTCGGCCGCGGGCCGGAGAGTGAGCTGTACTGGCTCGGGGGCCTCTTCAcggccgcggagctcgccgccgccgacctgCTGCTAAAGCTACGCGGTGACGAcgatgaggcggcggcggcgtccgccgACACGTCATCATACTCGCGGCGGTTCCCGAGCTCCCGCCGCGAGGACCTCGCCGTGGTCGACCAGGAGACGGAGGAGGAGCGGGCCTTCGAGGACGCCGCGACGGCGTCTGCGGCCACGCCGTTCTCCTCGAGGCGGTCTGCGAGCTCGTGCTGCCAGGTCCCCGTGAAGgccgaggaggagcctcggccgatCCTCAAGGAGACGGCGCCGTCGCTGCTGGGGTCGATGGAGCTCGACAGGAGGGCGAGGAAGAGGTACCGCCTGTTGTCTGAGTTGTACGCCGCCACGGCCCCGGTGACATCATCTTCCGCCTCCGCGGAGAAGATACGGAAGGTACACGGCGACCACGGCGCCGGCACCGTCGAGTCGTCGGTGGACCAGGCGACGAGGAATGGCGAGGGACTAGTAGCACAGAAGGGCTTCTATGTAATTACAACACCGTGA